From the Candidatus Cloacimonadota bacterium genome, one window contains:
- the zapA gene encoding cell division protein ZapA has protein sequence MKAVEVEIYGRKFRLRSDNLKETQSVAASIDAELNQLREQYENLDFTKLLLLLLLKKQDEISSLKNRSTDLEKELERLNQMVGNIVGEI, from the coding sequence ATGAAAGCGGTGGAAGTCGAGATCTACGGCCGCAAATTCCGCCTGCGCTCGGACAACCTGAAAGAGACCCAGAGCGTGGCCGCTTCCATCGACGCGGAATTGAACCAACTGCGCGAGCAGTATGAAAACCTCGACTTCACAAAACTTTTGCTCCTGCTTCTGCTGAAGAAACAGGACGAGATCAGCTCCCTGAAAAACCGCTCCACCGATCTGGAAAAGGAACTTGAACGCCTGAACCAGATGGTGGGCAACATCGTTGGGGAGATCTGA
- the pheT gene encoding phenylalanine--tRNA ligase subunit beta produces the protein MIVSCRWLSRYIELPPDTDKLVQTLTFSGIEVEAVNPLPALPDGVVTAKVISAEPIPGTNHLQVCSVEYGAAEPTQVVCGAPNCRAGMISVLALPGTELPGLTIKTAKLRGVESKGMLCSEKELGLSDNHGGIIELEPSTPVGTSVNAIYELPDTILELEITPNRPDLLGYIGIARDLSASLGSPLKLPRVEHVAGDTSATPDLTLILEDPAKCPRYTARLLSGVAVKDSPQWLKTALVKSGLRPINNIVDVTNFVMLEQGHPLHAFDYDRLQPLNASDGHPAVVVRQARPEEEFTALDGKSYQLDPNDLVIADGQDASALAGVMGGKATAISDATTAIVLEAACFHSGSIRATSYKHKLSTDSSYRFERQLSSEAATAVSDRAVSLLLETAGGRVVNALYDAWPEPQTTRWLALRPRRFTELIGFELASEDIIRYLEALGCKFYQYGCWREGLVSDPSLIFCHHLEEEKAGVTEFSEIDCDHALWFEIPPRRVDLSREADLLEELARLAGFDRIPRKKEVPRIMDRHAFRVRRGIEDWFAEASCHETLNYSFCDPAQLADLAMDRDETEAKLIRVINPQSSNQSALRVTLLPQLLDNLRYNLARGERNLKLMELGKVYLKNGDSHLEQLAFGAVLTGRMDPEHWSAKSGAISFYQVKGLVEGLLEQLGLNSTDIAAHNRPWLAAGDSLAYSANGRAIASFGRLKTAVAHNFGIDLTLLKQDVWVIELDVDQIIELTRNRKKVFRELPRHPAVTRDLSFLIKTEVPYAGITSAIKAVNPELISDVSIFDQYLGQQVPPGFRSMSLRLVMRDSEKTLTDERVDQLLASVQEMLSRAWQINMR, from the coding sequence GTGATAGTCTCCTGCCGCTGGCTGAGCCGCTACATCGAACTGCCCCCGGACACCGACAAACTGGTGCAAACCCTCACCTTCAGCGGGATCGAGGTGGAAGCCGTGAACCCGCTTCCCGCCTTGCCCGATGGCGTTGTAACCGCCAAAGTGATCAGCGCGGAACCCATCCCCGGCACCAACCATCTGCAGGTTTGCAGCGTGGAATACGGCGCTGCCGAGCCCACCCAGGTGGTCTGCGGCGCCCCCAACTGCCGGGCGGGAATGATCTCCGTGCTGGCCTTGCCGGGAACGGAACTGCCGGGCCTCACCATCAAAACGGCGAAACTCCGGGGCGTGGAATCAAAGGGGATGCTCTGCTCCGAAAAGGAACTGGGCCTCTCCGACAACCACGGGGGGATCATCGAGCTGGAGCCCTCCACCCCGGTGGGAACCTCCGTGAACGCCATCTACGAGCTTCCGGACACCATTCTGGAGCTGGAGATCACGCCCAACCGCCCGGACCTGCTGGGATACATCGGCATCGCGCGCGACCTTTCCGCCTCGTTGGGCAGCCCCCTGAAGCTGCCGCGGGTGGAGCACGTGGCAGGCGATACCAGCGCCACGCCAGACCTCACCCTGATCCTCGAGGACCCGGCGAAATGCCCCCGCTACACAGCCCGGCTGCTCTCCGGAGTAGCTGTGAAGGATTCGCCGCAATGGCTGAAAACCGCGCTGGTGAAATCCGGCCTGCGGCCGATCAACAACATCGTGGACGTGACCAACTTTGTGATGCTGGAGCAGGGACACCCGCTGCACGCTTTCGATTACGACCGCCTGCAGCCGCTGAACGCCAGCGACGGCCATCCCGCCGTGGTGGTGCGCCAGGCCAGGCCGGAAGAGGAATTCACCGCCCTGGACGGCAAGAGCTACCAGCTGGATCCCAACGACCTGGTGATCGCCGACGGCCAGGACGCCTCCGCCCTCGCCGGCGTGATGGGCGGCAAAGCCACCGCCATCAGCGACGCCACCACCGCCATCGTTCTGGAGGCCGCCTGCTTCCACTCCGGCAGCATCCGCGCCACTTCATACAAACACAAGCTTTCCACCGATTCCTCCTACCGCTTCGAGCGCCAGCTGAGCTCCGAGGCCGCCACCGCCGTTAGCGACCGCGCCGTGAGCCTCCTTTTGGAAACAGCCGGCGGCAGGGTGGTAAACGCCCTGTACGACGCCTGGCCCGAACCCCAGACCACGCGCTGGCTGGCCCTCCGGCCGCGGCGCTTCACCGAGCTGATCGGCTTTGAGCTGGCCAGCGAGGACATCATCCGGTATCTGGAGGCCCTGGGCTGCAAATTTTACCAGTATGGCTGCTGGAGGGAAGGCCTGGTGTCTGATCCCAGCCTGATCTTCTGCCACCATCTGGAGGAAGAGAAAGCCGGCGTCACGGAATTCTCCGAGATCGACTGCGATCACGCCCTCTGGTTCGAAATCCCGCCCCGCCGCGTGGACCTCAGCCGCGAAGCCGATCTGCTGGAGGAACTGGCCCGCCTGGCCGGCTTCGACCGCATCCCCCGCAAAAAGGAAGTCCCCCGCATCATGGACCGCCACGCCTTCCGCGTGCGCAGAGGGATCGAGGACTGGTTCGCGGAGGCATCATGCCACGAAACGCTCAATTACAGCTTCTGCGATCCGGCCCAACTGGCGGACCTGGCCATGGACCGAGATGAAACCGAGGCCAAACTGATCCGGGTGATCAACCCCCAAAGCAGCAACCAATCCGCCCTGCGCGTGACCCTGCTGCCCCAGCTGCTGGACAACCTGCGCTACAACCTCGCCCGCGGGGAACGCAACCTCAAGCTGATGGAACTGGGCAAGGTCTATCTGAAAAACGGAGATTCACACCTTGAACAGCTGGCTTTCGGCGCTGTGCTCACCGGACGCATGGACCCCGAACACTGGAGCGCTAAAAGCGGCGCCATCAGCTTCTATCAGGTGAAAGGCCTGGTGGAGGGGCTGCTGGAGCAGCTGGGCCTGAACAGCACGGACATTGCGGCGCACAACCGCCCCTGGCTGGCCGCCGGCGACAGCCTGGCCTACAGTGCCAACGGGCGGGCGATCGCCTCCTTCGGGCGCCTGAAAACCGCAGTCGCCCACAACTTCGGGATCGACCTCACCCTGCTCAAACAGGACGTCTGGGTGATCGAACTGGACGTGGACCAAATCATCGAACTCACCCGCAACCGGAAGAAGGTCTTCCGCGAACTGCCCCGCCATCCCGCCGTGACCCGCGACCTTTCCTTCCTGATCAAAACCGAAGTGCCCTACGCCGGGATCACCAGCGCCATCAAAGCCGTGAACCCCGAACTGATCAGCGATGTGAGCATCTTTGACCAATACCTTGGCCAGCAGGTGCCCCCGGGATTCCGCAGCATGTCTTTGCGCCTGGTGATGCGGGACAGCGAAAAAACATTGACAGATGAGCGCGTGGACCAACTTCTTGCATCGGTGCAGGAAATGCTCTCCCGCGCCTGGCAGATCAACATGAGGTAA
- the arcC gene encoding carbamate kinase → MTKTAVLALGGNAIIKAGEKGTIGQQFANTRDSLGGIVELIRQGYKLAITHGNGPQVGNLLRQQEAGEKEGIAPLPLGVLNAATEGSMGYMIEQSLQNKLHQSGIDKDVITIISQVVVDRDDPSMLDPTKYVGSTYYSAQQAEVLKNTLGWTLREDAGKGYRRVVPSPLPQRIVPAHTVKELVQRGEIVIAVGGGGIPVYVQDDGSYEGVDAVIDKDFASALLALNIEADLFVILTGVDKVAIDYGKPGQRDLDVMTVEEASRLYAEGQFPAGSMGPKIKAAIDFLQRGGKEVLITSIDRIVDAFEGKTGTRMVP, encoded by the coding sequence ATGACCAAGACCGCAGTTCTCGCCCTGGGCGGCAACGCCATCATCAAGGCCGGGGAAAAGGGCACGATCGGCCAGCAATTTGCCAATACCCGCGATTCGCTGGGCGGCATCGTGGAACTCATCCGCCAGGGCTACAAACTGGCCATCACCCACGGCAACGGGCCCCAGGTGGGAAACCTCCTCCGCCAGCAGGAAGCCGGCGAAAAGGAAGGCATTGCGCCGCTGCCCCTGGGCGTGCTGAACGCCGCCACCGAAGGCAGCATGGGCTACATGATCGAACAGAGCCTGCAAAACAAGCTGCATCAAAGCGGCATCGACAAAGACGTGATCACCATCATCTCGCAGGTGGTGGTGGACCGCGATGACCCCAGCATGCTAGATCCCACCAAATACGTGGGCAGCACCTATTACAGCGCCCAGCAAGCCGAAGTGCTGAAAAACACCCTCGGCTGGACCCTGAGGGAAGACGCCGGCAAAGGGTACCGCCGGGTGGTTCCCTCGCCGCTTCCGCAGAGGATCGTTCCCGCGCACACGGTGAAGGAACTGGTCCAGCGCGGCGAGATCGTGATCGCCGTGGGCGGAGGCGGGATCCCTGTCTACGTTCAGGACGACGGCAGCTATGAAGGCGTGGACGCCGTGATCGACAAGGATTTCGCCAGCGCCCTCCTCGCCCTCAACATCGAGGCCGACCTCTTCGTGATCCTCACCGGCGTGGACAAAGTGGCGATCGATTACGGCAAACCCGGCCAGCGCGACCTGGACGTGATGACAGTGGAGGAAGCCAGCCGCTTGTACGCGGAAGGCCAGTTCCCCGCCGGCAGCATGGGGCCCAAGATCAAGGCCGCTATCGATTTTCTGCAGCGCGGGGGCAAGGAAGTTCTGATCACCTCCATCGACCGGATCGTGGACGCCTTTGAGGGAAAAACCGGCACCAGAATGGTACCCTGA
- a CDS encoding tRNA (5-methylaminomethyl-2-thiouridylate)-methyltransferase, with protein sequence MDKRSALALFSGGLDSVLAVVWMRRLGHRVHPVCFSAPYITADRAVESARANGLEVTVIDISEAHLKMLADPVHGFGKNHNPCIDCHGLMFAEAAKLLPSFGADFLISGEVLGQRPMSQRRNALQAVDKLSGHASLIVRPLSQKLLPDTLPITEGWVDKSQLLDLSGRGRSRQIALAGELGLSYPAPGGGCLLTDRNFSLRLRELIASGQDSESNIRLLRWGRHFRLGPQLKFIVGRDQADNAGLEAEDIPGLWFILRDVEGPLGLLTHPDPHSELISLAASILLYYSKKSPSPAWVKYGVDRNHWREIWVEKCPETVFRPLLISLDKDL encoded by the coding sequence ATGGATAAAAGATCAGCCCTCGCCCTTTTCTCCGGAGGCCTGGACAGCGTCCTGGCCGTGGTTTGGATGCGGAGGCTGGGCCACAGGGTGCATCCCGTCTGTTTCAGCGCGCCCTACATCACCGCGGATCGCGCCGTCGAAAGCGCCCGGGCCAACGGCCTGGAAGTCACTGTGATCGACATTTCCGAGGCCCATCTGAAGATGCTGGCCGATCCCGTCCATGGCTTTGGGAAAAACCACAATCCCTGCATAGATTGCCACGGCCTGATGTTCGCGGAGGCGGCGAAACTGCTGCCCAGCTTCGGCGCGGATTTCCTCATCTCCGGTGAAGTGCTGGGCCAGAGGCCGATGTCCCAGCGCCGCAACGCCCTCCAGGCAGTGGACAAACTCAGCGGCCACGCCTCGCTCATCGTTCGCCCCCTTTCCCAGAAACTGCTGCCGGACACGCTTCCCATCACTGAGGGCTGGGTGGACAAAAGCCAGTTGCTCGATCTCAGCGGCCGCGGACGGAGCCGCCAGATCGCCCTGGCCGGCGAACTCGGCCTCTCCTATCCCGCCCCCGGCGGCGGCTGCCTGCTCACCGACCGCAATTTCTCGCTCCGCCTGCGCGAACTCATCGCCAGCGGCCAGGACAGCGAATCCAACATCCGCCTCCTGCGCTGGGGACGCCATTTCCGCCTTGGCCCCCAGCTCAAATTCATCGTGGGACGCGACCAGGCCGACAACGCCGGCCTCGAAGCGGAGGACATACCCGGACTCTGGTTCATCTTGCGCGACGTTGAAGGCCCCCTCGGGCTGCTCACCCACCCGGACCCGCATTCGGAACTCATCTCCCTCGCCGCCTCCATCCTGCTTTATTACAGCAAAAAATCCCCCTCCCCAGCCTGGGTGAAATATGGTGTTGACAGGAATCACTGGCGGGAGATTTGGGTGGAAAAGTGTCCTGAAACCGTCTTCAGGCCGCTGCTGATCTCTCTCGACAAGGATTTGTAA
- a CDS encoding TIGR00282 family metallophosphoesterase — protein MIKLLFFGDIFGKPGRQVLYDQLPVLKAEFGPDFIIINGENLADGRGLTEKTVKPLLHAGVDIVTGGNHLWDRNEAWEYIGHHPAIVKPLNYPASAPGNAVCTLRKGELELTVLTLCGQIYMPPSDSPFTALERWFEDNPGHEQRCVLVDFHAESTAEKRALGWFTDGHISALIGTHTHIQTADEEILPLGTAYLTDAGMTGPHDSVIGVRKEIILDKFRHSLPLRYETSNLGLQVNAVYLELDPATGRALKIERVRRGLELSASEGE, from the coding sequence ATGATCAAACTGCTCTTTTTCGGCGACATCTTCGGCAAACCCGGCCGCCAGGTCCTTTACGACCAGCTGCCGGTGCTCAAAGCTGAGTTCGGGCCGGACTTCATCATCATCAACGGAGAAAACCTCGCCGATGGCCGCGGCCTCACCGAAAAGACCGTGAAACCCCTGCTCCACGCGGGTGTGGACATCGTTACCGGCGGCAACCACCTCTGGGACCGCAATGAAGCCTGGGAATACATCGGCCACCACCCCGCCATCGTGAAACCCCTGAACTATCCCGCCTCGGCCCCCGGAAACGCCGTTTGCACCCTGCGCAAAGGCGAGCTGGAGCTAACCGTGCTCACCCTCTGCGGCCAGATCTACATGCCGCCCAGCGATTCACCCTTCACGGCCCTGGAACGCTGGTTTGAGGACAATCCCGGACATGAGCAGCGCTGCGTGCTGGTGGATTTCCACGCGGAATCCACGGCTGAAAAACGCGCTTTGGGCTGGTTCACCGACGGCCATATCTCCGCCCTCATCGGCACCCACACCCACATCCAAACGGCTGATGAAGAGATTTTGCCACTGGGCACGGCCTACCTCACGGATGCCGGCATGACCGGGCCTCACGACAGCGTGATCGGCGTGCGCAAAGAGATCATCCTGGACAAATTCCGCCACAGCCTGCCCCTGCGCTATGAAACCTCGAACCTGGGCCTGCAGGTGAACGCCGTCTATCTGGAGCTGGATCCCGCCACCGGCCGGGCCCTGAAGATCGAACGCGTGCGCCGCGGCCTGGAACTATCAGCCTCTGAAGGTGAATGA
- the rny gene encoding ribonuclease Y, with protein sequence MPNKWIMAAIGLVVGFLLALVIYLIKRNSAFRLVSGAKEIAAEIRESAQADIETTKKAAILEAKDEWFKQKRVLDDEIKERQKELRFQEKKFNERIGSLDKRLESMDKKEANMAEQEKRLKHKEEDISRKTQEADILIGEQRAKLSEIAGLSREEALNVMREELISQARQVAANDAKLTIEQIKLDTSRKAAEILSTAIQRLAVDHVSESTVSVVSLPSDEMKGRIIGREGRNIRTFEKASGVDLIIDDTPEAVVLSCFDPVRREIARLALEKLISDGRIHPGRIEDVIIKTGKEMEETLIKLGEKAVLETNIHNISGNLIKVLGRLHYRTSYGQNVLKHSLEAAWICGILAAELGLDQEIARRAGMLHDIGKAVDQEFDGTHAIIGANLARKNGESKIIVNAIEAHHEEVEATSVYAALVQASDAISGARPGARREMLETYMQRLAKLEDIANSVQGVNKSYAIQAGRELRIIVEPSLVEDAQTSLLATEIAAQIEKEVQYPGQIKVTVIRETRQIAMAK encoded by the coding sequence ATGCCAAATAAATGGATCATGGCAGCGATCGGACTGGTAGTGGGCTTCCTTCTCGCCCTGGTGATCTACCTGATCAAACGCAACAGCGCCTTCCGCCTGGTTTCCGGGGCCAAGGAGATCGCCGCGGAGATCAGGGAATCCGCCCAAGCCGACATCGAAACCACCAAAAAAGCCGCCATCCTGGAAGCCAAGGACGAATGGTTCAAGCAGAAAAGGGTTTTGGATGACGAGATCAAGGAACGCCAGAAAGAGCTCCGCTTCCAGGAAAAGAAATTCAACGAACGCATCGGCAGCCTGGACAAACGCCTCGAATCCATGGACAAGAAAGAAGCCAACATGGCCGAGCAGGAAAAACGCCTCAAACACAAGGAAGAGGACATCAGCCGCAAAACCCAGGAAGCCGACATCCTGATCGGCGAACAGCGCGCCAAACTCTCCGAGATCGCCGGCCTGAGCCGCGAGGAAGCGCTGAACGTGATGCGCGAGGAACTGATCTCCCAGGCCCGCCAGGTGGCGGCCAACGACGCCAAACTCACCATCGAGCAGATCAAGCTGGACACCTCCAGAAAAGCCGCCGAGATACTCTCCACCGCCATCCAGCGCCTCGCCGTGGACCATGTGTCCGAATCCACCGTGTCCGTGGTCTCGCTGCCCTCGGATGAGATGAAGGGCCGCATCATCGGCCGCGAGGGACGCAACATCCGCACCTTTGAAAAAGCCTCCGGAGTGGACCTGATCATCGACGACACCCCCGAAGCCGTGGTCCTTTCCTGTTTCGACCCCGTGCGCCGCGAGATCGCCCGCCTCGCCCTGGAAAAACTCATCTCCGACGGCCGCATCCATCCCGGCCGCATCGAGGACGTGATCATCAAAACCGGCAAGGAGATGGAGGAAACCCTCATCAAACTGGGCGAAAAAGCCGTGCTGGAAACCAACATCCACAACATCTCCGGCAACCTGATCAAGGTGCTGGGCCGCCTGCACTACCGCACCTCCTACGGCCAGAACGTGCTGAAACACTCGCTGGAAGCAGCCTGGATCTGCGGGATCCTGGCCGCCGAACTCGGCTTGGACCAAGAGATCGCCCGCCGCGCCGGCATGCTGCACGACATCGGCAAAGCCGTGGATCAGGAATTTGACGGCACTCACGCCATCATCGGCGCCAACCTGGCCCGCAAGAACGGCGAAAGCAAGATCATCGTGAACGCCATCGAAGCCCACCACGAAGAGGTGGAGGCCACCTCCGTCTATGCCGCCCTGGTGCAGGCTTCAGACGCCATCTCCGGCGCCCGCCCCGGCGCCCGCCGCGAAATGCTGGAAACCTATATGCAGCGCCTGGCCAAGCTGGAAGACATCGCGAACTCCGTGCAGGGCGTGAACAAATCCTACGCCATCCAGGCCGGCAGGGAACTGCGCATCATCGTGGAACCCAGCCTGGTGGAAGACGCCCAAACCTCACTGCTGGCCACCGAGATCGCCGCCCAGATCGAAAAGGAAGTGCAGTATCCCGGCCAGATCAAGGTGACCGTGATCCGCGAAACCCGCCAGATCGCCATGGCCAAATGA
- a CDS encoding bifunctional 5,10-methylenetetrahydrofolate dehydrogenase/5,10-methenyltetrahydrofolate cyclohydrolase, with protein sequence MEKILSGKPLAALIRARIKELIAEHGLSPQMLLIQTGSDPASAYYVQNIVSSGAKLGCEVRLENLPEDVSQADLLALIASASADPGVHGIMLQKPLPRHLDEALAGASIDPAKDIDCLNPVNQGRIILNQDALLPCTPLAVLCTLRYYGVPVAGQHAVIIGRSAVVGKPLANMLLWKKPWADASVTVCHSRSANLSTLTQSADILIAALGKAEFVQPDMIKKNSVLIDVGINAVDSPAGKSAFVGDIDYNACFDKALAITPVPGGIGSVTTSLLWLNLLKAALGAQGTNKKIDDFLDFIFREYQ encoded by the coding sequence ATGGAAAAGATCCTTTCGGGAAAACCCCTCGCCGCGCTCATCCGCGCCCGGATCAAGGAACTCATCGCGGAGCACGGGCTCTCCCCCCAAATGCTGCTGATCCAGACGGGCAGCGACCCGGCCTCGGCCTACTATGTGCAAAACATCGTCTCCAGCGGCGCTAAACTGGGCTGTGAAGTGCGGCTGGAAAACCTGCCGGAAGACGTAAGCCAGGCGGACCTGCTGGCCCTCATCGCCTCGGCCAGCGCGGATCCTGGAGTGCACGGCATCATGCTGCAGAAACCCCTTCCCCGCCATCTGGATGAGGCCCTGGCCGGAGCCAGCATCGACCCCGCCAAGGATATCGACTGCCTGAACCCGGTGAACCAGGGCAGGATCATCCTCAACCAGGACGCCCTGCTGCCCTGCACCCCGCTGGCCGTGCTCTGCACCCTCAGATATTACGGAGTGCCCGTGGCCGGCCAACACGCCGTGATCATCGGCCGCAGCGCCGTGGTGGGCAAGCCCCTGGCGAACATGCTGCTCTGGAAAAAACCCTGGGCCGATGCCAGCGTCACCGTCTGCCATTCCCGCAGCGCCAACCTCAGCACGCTCACCCAAAGCGCGGACATCCTCATCGCCGCCCTCGGCAAGGCGGAATTCGTCCAGCCGGACATGATCAAAAAAAATTCCGTGCTCATCGATGTGGGCATCAACGCCGTTGATTCCCCCGCGGGTAAAAGCGCTTTCGTGGGCGACATCGATTACAACGCCTGCTTTGACAAGGCTTTGGCCATCACCCCCGTGCCCGGGGGGATCGGCTCCGTCACCACTTCCCTGCTCTGGCTGAACCTGCTTAAAGCCGCGCTCGGCGCACAGGGTACGAATAAAAAGATTGACGATTTTCTCGACTTCATTTTTAGGGAATATCAGTAA
- a CDS encoding cyclic 2,3-diphosphoglycerate synthase, producing MKRRVIIMGAAGRDFHNFNVFFRDNQEYEVVAFTATQIPGIDDKKYPAELAGSLYPNGIEIHPEAELKQLILDRKADMVVFAYSDQPHEEVMHKASLVNAVGADFMLMGAKSTMVKTTKPLITVCAVRTGCGKSQTTRAVIKALKAKGRKVVSIRHPMPYGDLVKQKVQRFAELADLEKHNCTIEEMEEYEPHIMMNSVIYAGVDYEAIVREAEKEADVIIWDGGNNDIPFYCSDKQLNIVVVDPHRPGDEINYYPGETNIHLADVIVINKIDSADLDDINEVRANVRELNPTAKIVDGASPLTVDHPEIITGKNVLVVEDGPTLTHGEMTYGAGVVAAEKYGCADLVDPREFAVGEIAETFDNYPEIGILLPAMGYSEQQIKDLEKTINDTDCEGVVIATPIDLRRLIKINHPACQVSYDLQEIGSPTLAELLQDF from the coding sequence ATGAAACGCAGAGTGATCATCATGGGTGCCGCGGGAAGAGATTTCCACAATTTCAACGTGTTTTTCCGCGACAACCAGGAATATGAGGTTGTGGCCTTCACCGCCACCCAGATCCCCGGGATCGACGACAAGAAGTATCCCGCCGAACTGGCCGGCAGCCTCTATCCCAACGGTATTGAGATCCACCCGGAAGCGGAACTGAAACAGCTGATCCTGGACCGCAAGGCCGACATGGTGGTATTCGCCTACAGCGACCAACCCCACGAGGAAGTGATGCACAAGGCCTCTTTGGTGAACGCCGTGGGCGCGGACTTCATGCTCATGGGCGCAAAATCGACCATGGTGAAGACCACCAAGCCCCTCATCACCGTTTGCGCCGTCCGCACCGGCTGCGGCAAATCCCAGACCACCCGCGCGGTCATCAAAGCCCTCAAAGCCAAGGGACGCAAGGTCGTATCCATCCGCCACCCCATGCCCTACGGCGACCTCGTGAAACAGAAAGTGCAGCGCTTCGCCGAGCTGGCGGACTTGGAAAAACACAATTGCACCATTGAGGAAATGGAGGAATACGAGCCGCACATCATGATGAACAGCGTCATCTATGCCGGCGTGGATTATGAAGCCATCGTCCGCGAAGCCGAAAAAGAAGCCGACGTGATCATCTGGGACGGCGGCAACAACGACATCCCCTTCTACTGCTCCGACAAGCAGCTGAACATAGTGGTGGTTGACCCTCACCGCCCCGGCGACGAGATCAACTACTACCCCGGCGAAACCAACATCCATCTGGCCGACGTCATCGTGATCAACAAGATCGACAGCGCCGACCTGGACGACATCAACGAAGTGCGCGCCAACGTGCGTGAACTCAACCCCACCGCCAAGATCGTGGACGGCGCCTCGCCCCTCACGGTGGACCATCCCGAGATCATCACCGGCAAAAACGTGCTGGTGGTGGAAGACGGCCCCACCCTCACCCACGGTGAGATGACCTACGGCGCCGGCGTCGTGGCCGCCGAGAAATACGGCTGCGCCGACCTCGTCGACCCCCGCGAATTCGCCGTTGGTGAGATCGCCGAGACCTTCGACAATTATCCCGAGATCGGCATCCTGCTTCCCGCCATGGGCTACAGCGAACAGCAGATCAAAGACCTTGAAAAGACCATCAACGACACAGATTGCGAAGGCGTGGTGATCGCCACCCCCATCGACCTGCGCCGCCTGATCAAGATAAACCATCCCGCCTGCCAGGTGAGCTACGACCTCCAGGAGATCGGATCCCCCACCCTCGCGGAGCTGCTGCAGGATTTCTAA